Proteins co-encoded in one Odontesthes bonariensis isolate fOdoBon6 chromosome 24, fOdoBon6.hap1, whole genome shotgun sequence genomic window:
- the cep170bb gene encoding centrosomal protein of 170 kDa protein B isoform X3 — protein sequence MSLKAAEVKRSEEDERPRGDKTQSTKSLPQDSQVSRPTPLYGQPSWWGEEDYGSKVPSGEDPHPDVHRDAGSVDPDFPEPKTMFPSYHREPSYFEIPTKDFQHPKTPGAELHEIPTKDTDPPPAPPSPPTPTPPAVQSHASFTIEFDDCMPGKIKIKDHVTKFSTRQRKPQATPTRAARAAITAASAELMSAESKVADWLVHSDVTMMRRRAPCEDAYSTKSDLAVNIKTLKGHHHEDGTQSDSEDPAVQAQSELHCSVQPELPEAPQQPVPSDRLPAPTPKLHQPLQYSPPRRAPASPVAPERPLSQSPPRPPASPTETPQQGPPEHLSQQAFIIEFFDDNPRKKRSQSFTHNPAHADSYSALKAKLERRKGGERPASVHGHVPPTQQVTVPLKAQGPPGPQRSSSLKREKTEGEAASAGSAARSSPGVTVRPFGSVGKKSKLAQEFAAEFLKDSGQRDASPTRDKTSPPPMSAPPVMVSHPQIPSPLNPPAPSSASYPSSPLQTPTPQCSILPSTPGRTASPIHPPGPPGPPMLPLGVRGGDPKGPQRTARNEEDDSLSDAGTYTIETESQDREVEEARNMIDQVFGVLDSPEYSGVTSGVYRPVINDGKDEQANPPSDGSTVDPLHGFIPASDSRPPSGPVQVPAQIVGLEGPKWVSRWASLADSYEPGSTPPQGECLEDLRFTSRSVGGYDNSESESSHSSRTRRLLPQVPPEKLDGVPPSILIRHESHQDQEPPDRVSGPPRPQDSVQRLSVQDDVDPDSLSDASRSDDLPVLDKTKKNPVRAGGTSPGFPAPQFRVQEKVSPTTKSTSFYIGSEDYVGKPDQARSPVQSERTRDPLAKTSPTTVLIRHLSGHEPKRTGVKPNSSAPNLQTQDKDSVPGKDGCLSSFVRQESFTKDRPSDTVQRKKLPHISSHPSIRDMEQRSENMLDTQSLFQESEGTLSSLDTKFPSSGSGRSSKKGGGSSSHVDDSLSGESDVDTASTVSQVSSKNAPVSSACKKRGTISSLQKEKSSSSPSIQEKGRQLSARERLSEKRRSQPAAEAPSKAEAAKRLQMRRSAGNRGSLDLSEGQQGPNWTETTSSDHEISRPSGRTKKLTAPLQKEDNAKTPKTTNQQVLTRSNSLSAPRPTRASMLRRARLGEASDNEGTETDRASQNSDHTAAPPKASAEAKKMSRLDILAMPRKRTGSFTAPSDTETSSTNRPGFSNRNSESVVTARKTSVGDARQAANRGGGAPAKQPLTRTRSSGAKYPSGGSRRRQKDTDFSSSSEDDYDTNIGSKTKRSSHPTSSAPPTRSQRRPATRTKSVSVETEEDEDPNDLDPYQNWSTHSAEIAKLSQDLAKDLAILAKEIHDVAGDGDSPSSGMGTATSPSSLPNTPASTISAREEVILDNLMLNPVSQLSQAIRENTEQLAEKMKVLFQNKAEVWEEIEAKVNAENEVPILKTSNKEITSILKELRRVQRQLEVINTIVEPGGGLQAAAVGTSTLAQTRPSSKEKKPGTKPRSSNANESTKRAPRGPDGAHHVA from the exons ACTCTCAGGTGAGCCGGCCCACTCCGCTGTACGGCCAGCCGTCCTGGTGGGGAGAGGAGGATTATGGGAGTAAAGTCCCGAGCGGCGAGGACCCTCATCCAG ACGTCCACAGAGACGCCGGGTCTGTGGATCCGGACTTTCCCGAACCAAAGACCATGTTTCCGTCCTACCACCGCGAACCCAGCTACTTTGAGATCCCCACCAAGGACTTCCAGCATCCCAAAACGCCGGGGGCGGAGCTCCACGAGATCCCCACCAAGGACACGGACCCCCCCCCGGCTCCGCCCTCCCCTCCCACCCCGACGCCCCCCGCCGTCCAAAGCCACGCCTCCTTCACCATCGAGTTCGATGACTGCATGCCCGGCAAGATCAAGATCAAAGACCACGTCACCAAGTTCTCCACCCGCCAGAGGAAGCCACAGGCCACGCCCACCAGAGCCGCCAGAGCCGCCATCACGGCGGCGTCCGCGGAACTTATGTCAGCCGAGAGCAAGGTGGCCGACTGGCTGGTCCACAGTGATGTCACCATGATGAGGAGGCGGGCGCCGTGCGAGGACGCCTACAGCACAAAGAGCGACCTCGCCGTGAACATCAAGACCCTCAAAG GTCACCATCATGAGGACGGAACTCAGAGTGATTCAGAGGATCCGGCGGTCCAAGCCCAAAGCGAGCTCCACTGCTCCGTCCAGCCCGAGCTGCCTGAAGCGCCGCAGCAGCCCGTCCCATCGGACCGCCTCCCCGCTCCCACCCCGAAGCTCCACCAGCCGCTGCAGTACTCTCCACCCAGACGGGCCCCGGCCTCGCCCGTGGCCCCCGAGCGGCCCCTGTCCCAGAGCCCCCCCCGGCCCCCGGCGTCCCCCACAGAAACGCCCCAGCAGGGGCCTCCTGAGCACCTCAGCCAGCAGGCCTTCATCATCGAGTTCTTCGACGACAACCCGCGCAAGAAGCGCTCGCAGTCCTTCACCCACAACCCCGCCCACGCCGACTCCTACTCTGCGCTGAAGGCCAAACTGGAGAGGCGGAAAGGGGGCGAGAGGCCGGCGTCGGTGCACGGCCACGTGCCCCCCACCCAGCAGGTGACGGTCCCCCTGAAGGCTCAGGGCCCGCCGGGCCCCCAGAGGTCCAGCTCTCTGAAGAGGGAGAAGACGGAGGGGGAGGCGGCCTCGGCCGGCTCTGCTGCTCGCTCCTCGCCGGGCGTCACCGTCCGACCTTTCGGCAGCGTGGGGAAGAAGTCTAAGCTGGCTCAGGAGTTCGCTGCTGAGTTCCTGAAGGACTCCGGCCAGAGGGACGCCTCCCCGACCAGGGACAAgacgtcccccccccccatgtctgcCCCACCGGTGATGGTGTCCCACCCTCAGATTCCCTCCCCACTAAACCCTCCGGCCCCTTCCTCGGCGTCCTACCCCTCCTCCCCCTTACAGACCCCGACCCCTCAATGCTCCATCCTGCCGAGCACCCCCGGCCGGACGGCCTCACCGATCCACCCGCCCGGGCCCCCCGGGCCCCCCATGCTGCCCCTGGGCGTCCGGGGAGGAGACCCCAAAGGGCCCCAGAGGACGGCGAGGAACGAGGAGGACGACAGTCTGAGCGATGCGGGGACCTACACCATCGAGACGGAGTCGCAGGacagagaggtggaggaggCTCGCAACATGATCGACCAG GTGTTTGGTGTCCTCGACTCTCCGGAGTACAGTGGTGTGACCTCAGGAGTCTATAGGCCTGTTATAAATGATGGCAAAGATGAGCAAGCTAACCCGCCTAGTGATGGTAGTACTGTGGACCcgttgcatggctttattccagCTTCTGACAGCCGTCCCCCGTCCGGCCCCGTGCAG GTTCCAGCTCAAATAGTTGGTTTGGAGGGACCGAAGTGGGTTTCCCGTTGGGCGAGTCTGGCGGACAGCTATGAACCCGGGTCCACTCCGCCTCAGGGGGAATGCCTGGAAG ACTTGCGCTTCACGAGTCGCTCGGTGGGCGGTTACGACAACTCTGAGTCCGAGTCCAGCCACAGCTCCAGGACCAGAAGGCTGCTGCCGCAGGTGCCTCCAGAGAAGCTGGACGGCGTCCCCCCGAGCATCCTGATCCGACACGAATCTCACCAGGACCAGGAGCCTCCGGACAGGGTCTCCGGCCCTCCTCGCCCACAGGACTCCGTCCAGCGCCTGTCCGTGCAGGACGACGTGGACCCGGACAGCCTGAGCGATGCCAGTCGCTCCGACGATTTACCCGTTTtagacaaaacaaagaagaatCCGGTCAGAGCCGGAGGTACGTCTCCAGGCTTCCCAGCTCCTCAGTTTAGAGTTCAGGAGAAAGTGTCTCCAACCACCAAATCCACCTCCTTCTACATCGGTTCTGAGGACTATGTGGGCAAACCGGATCAGGCACGGAGCCCGGTGCAGTCTGAGAGGACTCGAGACCCCCTCGCAAAAACTTCCCCCACCACCGTCCTGATCCGACACCTGAGTGGACACGAACCAAAGAGGACGGGCGTCAAACCCAACAGCTCCGCTCCGAACCTCCAGACTCAGGACAAGGACTCCGTCCCCGGTAAAGACGGTTGCTTATCGTCCTTCGTCCGTCAGGAGAGTTTCACCAAAGACCGGCCCAGCGACACCGTCCAGAGGAAGAAACTGCCCCACATCTCCAGCCACCCGTCCATCAGAGACATGGAGCAGAGGTCTGAGAACATGTTGGACACGCAGTCCCTCTTTCAGGAGTCTGAGGGAACTCTGTCTTCTCTGGACACAAAGTTCCCCTCGTCGGGTTCCGGTCGCAGCTCGAAGAAGGGCGGCGGCTCCTCCAGCCACGTGGACGACTCGCTTTCCGGCGAGTCGGACGTGGACACGGCGAGCACGGTGAGTCAGGTGAGCAGCAAAAACGCTCCGGTCAGCTCCGCCTGTAAGAAGCGCGGCACCATCAGCAGCCTTCAGAAGGAGAAGTCCTCCTCCAGCCCGTCCATCCAGGAGAAGGGGCGGCAGCTCAGCGCCCGCGAGCGGCTTTCTGAGAAACGCCGCAGCCAGCCGGCCGCCGAGGCTCCGAGCAAAGCCGAAGCGGCGAAGCGCCTGCAGATGCGCCGCAGCGCCGGGAACCGCGGCTCTCTGGATCTGTCCGAGGGCCAGCAGGGTCCAAACTGGACTGAAACCACATCGTCCGATCATGAAATCTCCCGTCCGTCCGGCCGCACAAAGAAGCTCACCGCGCCCCTTCAGAAGGAAGACAACGCAAAGACCCCAAAGACGACCAATCAGCAGGTTCTGACCCGTTCCAACAGCCTGTCGGCACCGAGGCCGACCCGGGCCTCCATGCTGCGGCGAGCCCGCCTGGGCGAGGCCTCGGATAACGAGGGCACCGAGACCGACCGGGCCTCCCAGAACTCCGACCACACGGCCGCGCCGCCCAAAGCGTCCGCGGAGGCGAAGAAGATGTCCAGGTTGGACATCTTAGCGATGCCCAGGAAGAGGACCGGCTCCTTCACGGCACCGAGCGACACCGAGACGTCCTCCACAAACCGCCCGGGTTTCTCCAACCGCAACTCCGAGTCCGTCGTCACCGCCAGGAAGACGTCGGTGGGAGACGCCCGCCAGGCGGCCAACAGAGGGGGCGGAGCTCCAGCCAAGCAACCGCTGACCCGCACCCGGTCCAGTGGAGCCAAGTACCCCAGCGGCG GGTCCCGGCGCAGACAGAAGGACACAGACTTCTCTTCTTCCTCGGAGGACGACTACGACACCAACATCGGCTCTAAAACCAAACGCTCGTCCCATCCGACCTCCTCGGCCCCGCCGACACGCAGCCAGCGGAGACCGGCCACCAGAACCAAATCTGTCTCCGTGGAGACGGAGGAGGACGAGGACCCCAACGACCTGGACCCGTACCAGAACTGGTCCACGCACAGCGCTGAAATCGCCAA GCTCAGCCAGGACCTGGCCAAAGATCTGGCCATCCTGGCCAAGGAGATCCACGACGTGGCCGGGGACGGAGACTCGCCGAGCTCCGGCATGGGCACCGCCACCTCCCCCAGCTCGCTGCCCAACACCCCGGCCTCCACCATCTCTGCCAGGGAGGAG GTGATCCTGGACAACTTGATGCTGAACCCGGTGTCCCAGCTGTCTCAGGCCATCCGGGAGAACACGGAGCAGCTGGCAGAGAAGATGAA GGTTCTGTTTCAGAACAAGGCGGAAGTCTGGGAGGAGATCGAAGCGAAGGTCAACGCTGAGAACGAAGTCCCCATCCTGAAAACTTCCAACAAG GAAATAACCTCCATCCTGAAGGAGCTGAGAAGAGTTCAGCGGCAGCTCGAAG TCATAAACACCATCGTGGAGCCCGGCGGCGGCCTTCAGGCTGCAGCCGTTGGGACGTCGACTCTCGCTCAGACCCGACCGTCCTCCAAGGAGAAGAAGCCCGGCACCAAACCCCGAAGCTCCAACGCCAACGAAAGCACCAAGCGAGCGCCCCGGGGGCCCGACGGCGCCCACCACGTGGCCTGA
- the cep170bb gene encoding centrosomal protein of 170 kDa protein B isoform X2 has protein sequence MSLKAAEVKRSEEDERPRGDKTQSTKSLPQDSQVSRPTPLYGQPSWWGEEDYGSKVPSGEDPHPDVHRDAGSVDPDFPEPKTMFPSYHREPSYFEIPTKDFQHPKTPGAELHEIPTKDTDPPPAPPSPPTPTPPAVQSHASFTIEFDDCMPGKIKIKDHVTKFSTRQRKPQATPTRAARAAITAASAELMSAESKVADWLVHSDVTMMRRRAPCEDAYSTKSDLAVNIKTLKGHHHEDGTQSDSEDPAVQAQSELHCSVQPELPEAPQQPVPSDRLPAPTPKLHQPLQYSPPRRAPASPVAPERPLSQSPPRPPASPTETPQQGPPEHLSQQAFIIEFFDDNPRKKRSQSFTHNPAHADSYSALKAKLERRKGGERPASVHGHVPPTQQVTVPLKAQGPPGPQRSSSLKREKTEGEAASAGSAARSSPGVTVRPFGSVGKKSKLAQEFAAEFLKDSGQRDASPTRDKTSPPPMSAPPVMVSHPQIPSPLNPPAPSSASYPSSPLQTPTPQCSILPSTPGRTASPIHPPGPPGPPMLPLGVRGGDPKGPQRTARNEEDDSLSDAGTYTIETESQDREVEEARNMIDQVPAQIVGLEGPKWVSRWASLADSYEPGSTPPQGECLEDLRFTSRSVGGYDNSESESSHSSRTRRLLPQVPPEKLDGVPPSILIRHESHQDQEPPDRVSGPPRPQDSVQRLSVQDDVDPDSLSDASRSDDLPVLDKTKKNPVRAGGTSPGFPAPQFRVQEKVSPTTKSTSFYIGSEDYVGKPDQARSPVQSERTRDPLAKTSPTTVLIRHLSGHEPKRTGVKPNSSAPNLQTQDKDSVPGKDGCLSSFVRQESFTKDRPSDTVQRKKLPHISSHPSIRDMEQRSENMLDTQSLFQESEGTLSSLDTKFPSSGSGRSSKKGGGSSSHVDDSLSGESDVDTASTVSQVSSKNAPVSSACKKRGTISSLQKEKSSSSPSIQEKGRQLSARERLSEKRRSQPAAEAPSKAEAAKRLQMRRSAGNRGSLDLSEGQQGPNWTETTSSDHEISRPSGRTKKLTAPLQKEDNAKTPKTTNQQVLTRSNSLSAPRPTRASMLRRARLGEASDNEGTETDRASQNSDHTAAPPKASAEAKKMSRLDILAMPRKRTGSFTAPSDTETSSTNRPGFSNRNSESVVTARKTSVGDARQAANRGGGAPAKQPLTRTRSSGAKYPSGGSRRRQKDTDFSSSSEDDYDTNIGSKTKRSSHPTSSAPPTRSQRRPATRTKSVSVETEEDEDPNDLDPYQNWSTHSAEIAKLSQDLAKDLAILAKEIHDVAGDGDSPSSGMGTATSPSSLPNTPASTISAREETPSSPSLRGLRPSQLVQHIPEASLNYQKVPPGSAAVSDLDANMNEPEPASKQRRPWNREEVILDNLMLNPVSQLSQAIRENTEQLAEKMKVLFQNKAEVWEEIEAKVNAENEVPILKTSNKEITSILKELRRVQRQLEVINTIVEPGGGLQAAAVGTSTLAQTRPSSKEKKPGTKPRSSNANESTKRAPRGPDGAHHVA, from the exons ACTCTCAGGTGAGCCGGCCCACTCCGCTGTACGGCCAGCCGTCCTGGTGGGGAGAGGAGGATTATGGGAGTAAAGTCCCGAGCGGCGAGGACCCTCATCCAG ACGTCCACAGAGACGCCGGGTCTGTGGATCCGGACTTTCCCGAACCAAAGACCATGTTTCCGTCCTACCACCGCGAACCCAGCTACTTTGAGATCCCCACCAAGGACTTCCAGCATCCCAAAACGCCGGGGGCGGAGCTCCACGAGATCCCCACCAAGGACACGGACCCCCCCCCGGCTCCGCCCTCCCCTCCCACCCCGACGCCCCCCGCCGTCCAAAGCCACGCCTCCTTCACCATCGAGTTCGATGACTGCATGCCCGGCAAGATCAAGATCAAAGACCACGTCACCAAGTTCTCCACCCGCCAGAGGAAGCCACAGGCCACGCCCACCAGAGCCGCCAGAGCCGCCATCACGGCGGCGTCCGCGGAACTTATGTCAGCCGAGAGCAAGGTGGCCGACTGGCTGGTCCACAGTGATGTCACCATGATGAGGAGGCGGGCGCCGTGCGAGGACGCCTACAGCACAAAGAGCGACCTCGCCGTGAACATCAAGACCCTCAAAG GTCACCATCATGAGGACGGAACTCAGAGTGATTCAGAGGATCCGGCGGTCCAAGCCCAAAGCGAGCTCCACTGCTCCGTCCAGCCCGAGCTGCCTGAAGCGCCGCAGCAGCCCGTCCCATCGGACCGCCTCCCCGCTCCCACCCCGAAGCTCCACCAGCCGCTGCAGTACTCTCCACCCAGACGGGCCCCGGCCTCGCCCGTGGCCCCCGAGCGGCCCCTGTCCCAGAGCCCCCCCCGGCCCCCGGCGTCCCCCACAGAAACGCCCCAGCAGGGGCCTCCTGAGCACCTCAGCCAGCAGGCCTTCATCATCGAGTTCTTCGACGACAACCCGCGCAAGAAGCGCTCGCAGTCCTTCACCCACAACCCCGCCCACGCCGACTCCTACTCTGCGCTGAAGGCCAAACTGGAGAGGCGGAAAGGGGGCGAGAGGCCGGCGTCGGTGCACGGCCACGTGCCCCCCACCCAGCAGGTGACGGTCCCCCTGAAGGCTCAGGGCCCGCCGGGCCCCCAGAGGTCCAGCTCTCTGAAGAGGGAGAAGACGGAGGGGGAGGCGGCCTCGGCCGGCTCTGCTGCTCGCTCCTCGCCGGGCGTCACCGTCCGACCTTTCGGCAGCGTGGGGAAGAAGTCTAAGCTGGCTCAGGAGTTCGCTGCTGAGTTCCTGAAGGACTCCGGCCAGAGGGACGCCTCCCCGACCAGGGACAAgacgtcccccccccccatgtctgcCCCACCGGTGATGGTGTCCCACCCTCAGATTCCCTCCCCACTAAACCCTCCGGCCCCTTCCTCGGCGTCCTACCCCTCCTCCCCCTTACAGACCCCGACCCCTCAATGCTCCATCCTGCCGAGCACCCCCGGCCGGACGGCCTCACCGATCCACCCGCCCGGGCCCCCCGGGCCCCCCATGCTGCCCCTGGGCGTCCGGGGAGGAGACCCCAAAGGGCCCCAGAGGACGGCGAGGAACGAGGAGGACGACAGTCTGAGCGATGCGGGGACCTACACCATCGAGACGGAGTCGCAGGacagagaggtggaggaggCTCGCAACATGATCGACCAG GTTCCAGCTCAAATAGTTGGTTTGGAGGGACCGAAGTGGGTTTCCCGTTGGGCGAGTCTGGCGGACAGCTATGAACCCGGGTCCACTCCGCCTCAGGGGGAATGCCTGGAAG ACTTGCGCTTCACGAGTCGCTCGGTGGGCGGTTACGACAACTCTGAGTCCGAGTCCAGCCACAGCTCCAGGACCAGAAGGCTGCTGCCGCAGGTGCCTCCAGAGAAGCTGGACGGCGTCCCCCCGAGCATCCTGATCCGACACGAATCTCACCAGGACCAGGAGCCTCCGGACAGGGTCTCCGGCCCTCCTCGCCCACAGGACTCCGTCCAGCGCCTGTCCGTGCAGGACGACGTGGACCCGGACAGCCTGAGCGATGCCAGTCGCTCCGACGATTTACCCGTTTtagacaaaacaaagaagaatCCGGTCAGAGCCGGAGGTACGTCTCCAGGCTTCCCAGCTCCTCAGTTTAGAGTTCAGGAGAAAGTGTCTCCAACCACCAAATCCACCTCCTTCTACATCGGTTCTGAGGACTATGTGGGCAAACCGGATCAGGCACGGAGCCCGGTGCAGTCTGAGAGGACTCGAGACCCCCTCGCAAAAACTTCCCCCACCACCGTCCTGATCCGACACCTGAGTGGACACGAACCAAAGAGGACGGGCGTCAAACCCAACAGCTCCGCTCCGAACCTCCAGACTCAGGACAAGGACTCCGTCCCCGGTAAAGACGGTTGCTTATCGTCCTTCGTCCGTCAGGAGAGTTTCACCAAAGACCGGCCCAGCGACACCGTCCAGAGGAAGAAACTGCCCCACATCTCCAGCCACCCGTCCATCAGAGACATGGAGCAGAGGTCTGAGAACATGTTGGACACGCAGTCCCTCTTTCAGGAGTCTGAGGGAACTCTGTCTTCTCTGGACACAAAGTTCCCCTCGTCGGGTTCCGGTCGCAGCTCGAAGAAGGGCGGCGGCTCCTCCAGCCACGTGGACGACTCGCTTTCCGGCGAGTCGGACGTGGACACGGCGAGCACGGTGAGTCAGGTGAGCAGCAAAAACGCTCCGGTCAGCTCCGCCTGTAAGAAGCGCGGCACCATCAGCAGCCTTCAGAAGGAGAAGTCCTCCTCCAGCCCGTCCATCCAGGAGAAGGGGCGGCAGCTCAGCGCCCGCGAGCGGCTTTCTGAGAAACGCCGCAGCCAGCCGGCCGCCGAGGCTCCGAGCAAAGCCGAAGCGGCGAAGCGCCTGCAGATGCGCCGCAGCGCCGGGAACCGCGGCTCTCTGGATCTGTCCGAGGGCCAGCAGGGTCCAAACTGGACTGAAACCACATCGTCCGATCATGAAATCTCCCGTCCGTCCGGCCGCACAAAGAAGCTCACCGCGCCCCTTCAGAAGGAAGACAACGCAAAGACCCCAAAGACGACCAATCAGCAGGTTCTGACCCGTTCCAACAGCCTGTCGGCACCGAGGCCGACCCGGGCCTCCATGCTGCGGCGAGCCCGCCTGGGCGAGGCCTCGGATAACGAGGGCACCGAGACCGACCGGGCCTCCCAGAACTCCGACCACACGGCCGCGCCGCCCAAAGCGTCCGCGGAGGCGAAGAAGATGTCCAGGTTGGACATCTTAGCGATGCCCAGGAAGAGGACCGGCTCCTTCACGGCACCGAGCGACACCGAGACGTCCTCCACAAACCGCCCGGGTTTCTCCAACCGCAACTCCGAGTCCGTCGTCACCGCCAGGAAGACGTCGGTGGGAGACGCCCGCCAGGCGGCCAACAGAGGGGGCGGAGCTCCAGCCAAGCAACCGCTGACCCGCACCCGGTCCAGTGGAGCCAAGTACCCCAGCGGCG GGTCCCGGCGCAGACAGAAGGACACAGACTTCTCTTCTTCCTCGGAGGACGACTACGACACCAACATCGGCTCTAAAACCAAACGCTCGTCCCATCCGACCTCCTCGGCCCCGCCGACACGCAGCCAGCGGAGACCGGCCACCAGAACCAAATCTGTCTCCGTGGAGACGGAGGAGGACGAGGACCCCAACGACCTGGACCCGTACCAGAACTGGTCCACGCACAGCGCTGAAATCGCCAA GCTCAGCCAGGACCTGGCCAAAGATCTGGCCATCCTGGCCAAGGAGATCCACGACGTGGCCGGGGACGGAGACTCGCCGAGCTCCGGCATGGGCACCGCCACCTCCCCCAGCTCGCTGCCCAACACCCCGGCCTCCACCATCTCTGCCAGGGAGGAG ACGCCATCTTCTCCATCCCTCCGTGGGCTCCGCCCATCTCAG CTGGTCCAGCATATCCCTGAGGCCAGTTTAAACTACCAGAAGGTTCCTCCAGGTTCTGCTGCCGTCTCCGACCTGGACGCAAATATGAATGAGCCGGAGCCCGCTTCTAAGCAACGGCGTCCGTGGAACCGCGAAGAG GTGATCCTGGACAACTTGATGCTGAACCCGGTGTCCCAGCTGTCTCAGGCCATCCGGGAGAACACGGAGCAGCTGGCAGAGAAGATGAA GGTTCTGTTTCAGAACAAGGCGGAAGTCTGGGAGGAGATCGAAGCGAAGGTCAACGCTGAGAACGAAGTCCCCATCCTGAAAACTTCCAACAAG GAAATAACCTCCATCCTGAAGGAGCTGAGAAGAGTTCAGCGGCAGCTCGAAG TCATAAACACCATCGTGGAGCCCGGCGGCGGCCTTCAGGCTGCAGCCGTTGGGACGTCGACTCTCGCTCAGACCCGACCGTCCTCCAAGGAGAAGAAGCCCGGCACCAAACCCCGAAGCTCCAACGCCAACGAAAGCACCAAGCGAGCGCCCCGGGGGCCCGACGGCGCCCACCACGTGGCCTGA